Proteins encoded by one window of Rutidosis leptorrhynchoides isolate AG116_Rl617_1_P2 chromosome 7, CSIRO_AGI_Rlap_v1, whole genome shotgun sequence:
- the LOC139858180 gene encoding methionine gamma-lyase-like, with the protein MAETIQNNNNVLSSSKKRLTPDDNNNNDNFVTKKQPPTTKPTWVDPVSALANARHEFGEHGGVNMSIEASATFTVMEPETLGRMFAGELGADRDFFIYSRHFNPTVLNLGRQMAALEGTEAAYCTSSGMSAISSVLLQLVSSGDHIVASQTLYGGTHALLTHFLPRSSNITTSFVDIRDLEKVNEAIVEGRTKVLYFESMSNPTLTVANIPELSSIAHEKGVTVVVDNTFAPMVMSPARLGADVVVHSISKYISGGADIIAGAVCGPASLLNSLMDLHQGALMLLGPTMNAKVAFELSERIPHLGLRVKEHCNRALIYAQRMKKMGLKVIYPGLEDHPDHHLLKSIANKEYGYGGMLCLDMGTEARANKLMNLLQNQTQFGLMAVSLGYYETLMSCSGSSTSSELNNEEQALAGITPGLVRMSVGYSGTVEQRWGQFEKTLSRLHDSGLLSKN; encoded by the exons ATGGCCGAAACAATCCAAAACAACAACAATGTTCTCTCCTCTTCTAAAAAGAGGTTAACACCCGACGACAACAATAACAACGACAATTTCGTCACTAAAAAACAACCCCCAACGACCAAACCAACTTGGGTTGACCCTGTTTCCGCTTTAGCCAATGCCCGCCATGAATTCGGCGAACATGGCGGCGTAAATATGTCCATTGAAGCTTCTGCCACTTTTACCGTCATGGAACCCGAAACCCTCGGTCGCATGTTTGCTG GTGAATTAGGAGCGGATCGTGATTTTTTCATCTACAGCCGACATTTCAACCCGACAGTACTAAACCTCGGACGACAGATGGCGGCGCTAGAAGGAACTGAAGCGGCGTACTGTACATCAAGTGGGATGTCAGCCATCTCATCAGTTCTGTTACAGTTAGTTAGTAGCGGCGATCATATAGTTGCATCACAAACCCTTTACGGTGGAACTCACGCGCTTTTAACTCACTTTCTACCAAGATCGTCCAACATAACGACGTCGTTTGTTGATATACGTGATCTAGAGAAAGTGAATGAAGCAATAGTTGAAGGACGTACGAAAGTACTGTATTTTGAATCAATGTCGAATCCGACATTGACTGTAGCGAATATTCCGGAACTTTCTAGTATTGCTCATGAGAAAGGTGTGACTGTTGTTGTTGATAATACGTTTGCGCCGATGGTTATGTCGCCAGCTAGGCTTGGTGCTGACGTGGTGGTTCATAGTATCTCGAAGTATATTAGCGGTGGGGCTGATATAATTGCAG GGGCTGTTTGCGGGCCAGCTAGTCTTTTGAACTCACTTATGGACCTTCACCAAGGGGCCCTTATGCTACTTGGCCCAACAATGAATGCCAAAGTTGCGTTCGAGTTGTCAGAAAGAATCCCACATTTGGGCCTCCGGGTCAAAGAGCATTGTAACCGGGCTTTGATCTATGCACAAAGGATGAAGAAAATGGGCCTAAAGGTTATCTACCCGGGCCTAGAGGACCATCCTGATCACCATCTCTTAAAGTCCATTGCGAACAAGGAATATGGTTATGGTGGGATGCTATGTTTGGACATGGGGACCGAAGCTAGGGCTAATAAGCTGATGAACCTCTTGCAGAATCAAACTCAATTCGGGCTCATGGCGGTTAGTTTGGGCTACTATGAGACCCTTATGTCTTGTTCAGGTAGTAGCACGAGTAGTGAATTGAACAATGAGGAACAGGCATTGGCTGGGATCACGCCTGGTCTGGTTAGGATGTCGGTTGGCTACAGTGGGACTGTCGAACAAAGGTGGGGCCAGTTTGAGAAGACCCTCTCAAGGCTTCATGATTCGGGATTGTTATCGAAGAATTAA